The following coding sequences are from one Devosia yakushimensis window:
- a CDS encoding FecCD family ABC transporter permease yields MSDAAAAPARHPIRAVSGAPILLGLLVLMFLLHIAVGAKPLALGTVVDAITVFDAKNFDHVIVRNLRLPRAVIAVVVGASLALAGALMQGVTRNPLADPALLGLTAGASFTVVMASSLLGITAMALIPWIAMVGALGAALVVYVIARYVPGGATPLSLTLSGAAVSAFLGALISIAHLLDQDTFDNLRVWLTGGLAGRDINLLWYVGPWLAVALAAGIALAPRVTLLAMGDEVAQGLGVRTGMLKLQLLAVVVVLTACSVALAGPLGFIGLVIPHVVRLYVGSDYRWVVPYAALAGAIYLLSVDIAARIAIPPREISTGIITAMIGAPLFVHLVRRRMR; encoded by the coding sequence GGTGGGGGCAAAGCCGCTGGCGCTCGGTACGGTGGTGGATGCAATCACCGTCTTTGACGCCAAGAACTTCGACCACGTGATCGTCCGCAACCTGCGGCTGCCACGAGCTGTCATCGCCGTGGTGGTTGGCGCGAGTCTGGCGCTGGCGGGTGCGCTGATGCAGGGGGTGACGCGCAATCCGCTGGCCGATCCGGCCCTGCTCGGCCTCACTGCGGGTGCTTCCTTTACCGTGGTCATGGCCAGCAGCCTATTGGGGATTACGGCCATGGCGCTGATCCCCTGGATCGCCATGGTCGGCGCGCTGGGAGCGGCGCTGGTGGTCTATGTCATTGCCCGCTATGTGCCGGGCGGTGCAACGCCGCTGAGCCTCACGCTATCCGGGGCTGCGGTGAGTGCGTTTCTGGGGGCGCTCATCTCCATCGCGCACCTGCTCGATCAGGATACGTTCGACAATCTACGCGTCTGGCTGACGGGCGGATTGGCTGGGCGCGACATCAATCTGCTCTGGTATGTGGGGCCCTGGCTGGCCGTAGCGCTGGCCGCAGGCATAGCGCTGGCGCCACGGGTAACGCTATTGGCCATGGGCGACGAGGTTGCCCAGGGGCTGGGCGTGCGCACCGGCATGCTCAAGCTGCAATTGCTGGCGGTGGTGGTGGTGCTGACGGCATGTTCTGTGGCGCTGGCCGGGCCGCTAGGCTTTATTGGCCTGGTCATTCCTCATGTGGTGCGGCTCTATGTGGGCTCGGACTATCGCTGGGTAGTGCCCTATGCGGCGCTGGCCGGGGCGATCTACCTGCTCTCGGTCGATATCGCGGCGCGCATTGCCATTCCGCCGCGCGAGATTTCGACCGGCATTATCACCGCGATGATCGGCGCTCCGCTTTTCGTGCATCTGGTACGGCGGAGGATGCGGTGA
- a CDS encoding FecCD family ABC transporter permease, with amino-acid sequence MRSELASPRHWVLRDPREWVALKLPVRALVALVLLGVALLVVSALSLATGSYGVALGELMETLRGITISRAIDNVVWEFRFPRILTSALVGAMMALSGAALQNATRNGLADPSLVGVSQGAALAVVTLTVLMPDQSGALRPWAAFFGAILVALAVQGLSRTRQGGNTIRFILVGIGLSAFISSITSTMMTYGQIDRAMAALAWLSGSINAASWNDVWTLSAALAVLMAALLGISRTMSALRFGEATAVGLGAPVRLVRNVQLLIAVALAAVATSVVGPLGFVGLIAPHAAQRLAPAGIGLHLVLTAMIGALLVSGADLVGRAAFAPIQIPAGLLTALIGVPIFIALLLRSRATTTH; translated from the coding sequence GTGAGATCGGAACTGGCTTCGCCCCGCCATTGGGTGCTGCGCGATCCGCGAGAATGGGTCGCGCTCAAGCTGCCGGTGCGGGCATTGGTTGCGCTGGTGCTGTTGGGGGTCGCACTGCTTGTGGTTAGTGCGCTGAGCCTGGCCACCGGCAGCTATGGCGTGGCGCTGGGCGAATTGATGGAGACGCTGCGCGGCATCACTATCAGCCGGGCCATCGACAATGTGGTTTGGGAGTTCCGCTTCCCGCGCATCCTCACCTCCGCGCTGGTCGGGGCCATGATGGCGCTATCGGGCGCGGCACTGCAGAATGCGACGCGGAACGGCCTGGCCGATCCCTCACTGGTGGGTGTTAGCCAGGGCGCGGCGCTGGCCGTGGTTACCCTCACCGTCCTAATGCCCGACCAGTCGGGAGCCTTGCGTCCCTGGGCGGCATTTTTCGGGGCGATCCTCGTCGCCCTGGCCGTGCAAGGGCTGTCCCGCACCCGCCAGGGCGGCAATACGATCCGCTTCATCCTGGTCGGCATTGGCTTGTCGGCCTTCATCTCCTCGATCACCTCGACGATGATGACCTATGGCCAGATCGACCGGGCCATGGCGGCGCTGGCCTGGCTGTCAGGCTCGATCAATGCGGCGAGCTGGAACGATGTCTGGACCTTGTCCGCCGCGCTTGCGGTTCTGATGGCGGCATTGCTGGGCATCAGCCGCACGATGAGCGCGTTGCGCTTTGGCGAAGCAACCGCCGTTGGGTTGGGCGCGCCAGTGCGGTTGGTACGCAATGTGCAATTGCTCATAGCGGTCGCGCTGGCGGCCGTTGCCACCTCGGTGGTGGGACCGCTGGGCTTTGTCGGGTTGATTGCCCCCCATGCCGCCCAGCGCCTGGCTCCTGCGGGGATTGGCCTGCACCTGGTGCTGACGGCGATGATTGGCGCTCTCCTCGTGTCGGGAGCCGATCTTGTCGGGCGCGCAGCCTTTGCCCCCATCCAGATTCCTGCCGGCCTGCTCACCGCATTGATCGGCGTACCGATCTTCATCGCGCTGCTGCTGCGCAGCCGCGCAACAACCACACATTGA
- a CDS encoding ABC transporter substrate-binding protein yields MRHLRSAGLLARASGVIAMALLSAISPALAQEFPLTIEHTFGTTVIPAKPQRVASIDHGGIGNLLAVGIQPVIVRDWRDNFPFTAGPWARPYLKSEPVVLSGDLDVELIARENPDVIIALASGIDEAMYAKLSLIAPVVAVPAGVGNYALPWDQRALLAARAVGEEAEAIRQIEAINAKLADVRASHPEWVGKTAVVGGVYDGEFSAFNKLDVRAKVMAALGFATPQALDEVTQETFSIRFSPEIIEPIDADVIVWYGMTAGLQNALDYPTRPFLKAHATGGEIFLTDEQVAAFARTTLLSIPVTIESLVPMLEAAADGDPATEVEGDLN; encoded by the coding sequence ATGCGTCATTTGCGTTCTGCCGGCCTGCTGGCCCGCGCTTCTGGCGTGATCGCCATGGCCTTGCTGTCTGCAATTTCTCCGGCGCTGGCGCAGGAGTTTCCCCTGACCATCGAGCATACATTCGGCACGACGGTCATCCCTGCCAAGCCCCAGCGTGTCGCAAGCATCGATCATGGCGGTATTGGCAACCTGTTGGCTGTTGGCATCCAGCCGGTCATCGTGCGGGACTGGCGCGACAATTTCCCATTTACCGCAGGTCCCTGGGCGCGGCCCTATCTCAAAAGCGAGCCGGTGGTGCTGAGTGGGGACCTCGACGTCGAGCTGATCGCCAGAGAGAATCCGGACGTCATCATCGCCCTGGCTTCCGGCATCGATGAAGCCATGTATGCCAAGCTCAGCCTTATTGCGCCGGTGGTGGCCGTTCCGGCTGGCGTGGGCAATTACGCCTTGCCCTGGGACCAACGTGCCCTACTGGCGGCCCGCGCGGTGGGCGAGGAAGCCGAAGCCATCCGCCAGATCGAGGCAATCAATGCAAAACTGGCCGATGTCCGCGCCAGCCACCCCGAATGGGTGGGTAAAACGGCTGTTGTTGGCGGTGTCTATGACGGTGAATTCAGCGCCTTCAACAAACTGGATGTGCGCGCCAAGGTCATGGCTGCCCTGGGCTTTGCCACGCCTCAGGCGCTCGATGAGGTCACCCAGGAAACCTTCTCGATCCGCTTTTCGCCCGAAATAATCGAACCGATCGATGCCGACGTCATCGTCTGGTACGGCATGACGGCAGGCCTGCAGAATGCGCTCGACTACCCCACTCGCCCCTTTCTCAAGGCGCACGCGACGGGTGGCGAAATCTTCCTGACCGACGAGCAAGTGGCTGCCTTCGCCCGCACAACGTTGCTCTCGATCCCGGTCACTATCGAGAGCCTTGTGCCCATGCTCGAGGCCGCCGCCGATGGCGACCCGGCAACAGAGGTCGAAGGTGACCTGAACTAA